From a single Pseudophryne corroboree isolate aPseCor3 chromosome 6, aPseCor3.hap2, whole genome shotgun sequence genomic region:
- the LOC134935642 gene encoding putative nuclease HARBI1, whose product MYAPACVMSIFIAAEALPPQPTPALPPQPPAPQPQPAPHQPRQRRRARPPIFRTRVLLFGMPDDVVVRRYRLPPHLILDTLSIIESDLESEIRYPTAIPPLTQFLAVLHFLATASYQHVVGDLVGMSQGQFSKVLRRVCQAFLKRVKQFIDMPLDVGALDVVKRQFEEGGSRFPHVIGVVDGTHVAIQPPRHNEEIYRNRKLFHSLNVMVVCGPSLQILSLNAKFTGSSHDAYVIRQSGIWQRLRSSQRADMWLLGDRGYPCTPWLMTPYRNPRPGPQMAFNSALTATRQLVERTIGVLKGRFRVLHRTGGDIMYSPEMASKIVVLCAILHNIAVRSSVELPQAEELPDEEPGVGRRFGGGSVTRRGSQVRARIVAEYFS is encoded by the exons atgtacgctcctgca tgtgttatgtcaatatttattgctgcagaagccctacctccccaacccacgccagcactcccaccccaaccgccagccccacaaccacagccggctcctcatcaaccaaggcaacggaggcgtgctaggccaccaattttccgaacccgtgtcctactttttggtatgccagatgatgtggtggtgcgtagatacaggctgccaccacatctaatcctagacactctctccataatagagagtgatctggagtctgaaattcggtatcctacagcaataccaccattgacacaattccttgcagtgttacattttttggctacagcctcatatcagcatgttgtgggagacctggttggcatgtcgcagggccagttcagtaaggtcctgcggcgtgtctgccaggctttcctaaagcgggtgaagcaattcattgatatgcctttggatgttggtgccctagatgtggtgaagcggcaatttgaggaaggtggtagtcgcttcccacatgttattggggttgtggatggcacacatgttgctattcagccaccaagacataatgaagaaatttatagaaacaggaaactgtttcattctctgaatgtaatggttgtttgtgggccatccctccagatcctttccctgaatgcaaaatttactggaagttcacatgatgcatatgtcattagacaatcagggatatggcagagattaagatcaagtcaacgagcagacatgtggttattgg gagaccgtggatatccttgcaccccctggctcatgactccttaccgtaatcccaggccaggaccacagatggcatttaactccgcgcttactgccactaggcagctggtggagcgcacaattggtgtccttaaagggcggtttcgtgtgctccaccgcactggtggcgacatcatgtattcgccggagatggcaagtaaaatagtggtcctgtgcgcaatactacataatatcgcggtaaggagtagtgtagagcttcctcaggcagaggaattgcctgatgaggagccaggggttggtcgacgcttcggtggggggagtgtgacacggagggggagccaagtgagggcaagaattgttgccgaatatttcag ctga